CAGTTAGGCTATGGATATTAATGTTGATCCTTATAGCTATAAACAGTGTAAGGATATATTTTCCCGGCAGTATAGCGAGCTGCCATACTGGCTAACAGAATAGGGAAAGTCAGTATGAAGCTACCTGATAAACGTACTGCCAGGGAAGATGAAGTAAGCGGTGCATGTATGGCGCCGCTTAATACTGCTGCAATACCCAGGATGATAAAGTTGCTTACTACCAGCTGCGTGTGGAAGAACTGGTTACATGTAAGCGCTACCAGTAGCCCCAGCAAAGCACCTATCACAATACCTGGTGCAAATACCCCACCATCACCACCAGCTCCCAGTGTAACTGAAGAGATGATCGGCTTCAGCACAACAATACCCAGTATCGTGAATGCCAATGTATAGGTGAGGGGTGTGCGACTGGATTGTTCAATCATATCTTTCACCCCACTATAGCTGTCTCCAAACAGGTGAGGGAATATGAAAATACTCACACCTACTATCGCAGCTCCCAGACCGATACGCACATATTCATTCTTCATAATCGCAAAGCGGTGCTTGATACCAATTACCGATTTGGTTAAGAATACAGAAATTGATAATCATGTTAATATGAAAGCATTATACTGGCTGTTGGCAATTGTTCTTGTCAGCTGTAAAACAACCACTCCGGGTTCAGCCGGACAACTGATACAGGTTGAAGCAGGTCCGTGTTTCGGCTCCTGCCCGGTATTTAAAATGACTATTAACCAGGATCGTTCTGCTACTTACGAAGCGATCCGGTTCAATAAAGATCAGCAGGGAACTTATGGAACAACTATCAAAGAAGAAGACTTTGTAAAACTGCAGCA
This Chitinophaga sancti DNA region includes the following protein-coding sequences:
- a CDS encoding chloride channel protein; this translates as MKNEYVRIGLGAAIVGVSIFIFPHLFGDSYSGVKDMIEQSSRTPLTYTLAFTILGIVVLKPIISSVTLGAGGDGGVFAPGIVIGALLGLLVALTCNQFFHTQLVVSNFIILGIAAVLSGAIHAPLTSSSLAVRLSGSFILTFPILLASMAARYTAGKIYPYTVYSYKDQH
- a CDS encoding DUF6438 domain-containing protein — its product is MKALYWLLAIVLVSCKTTTPGSAGQLIQVEAGPCFGSCPVFKMTINQDRSATYEAIRFNKDQQGTYGTTIKEEDFVKLQHLLQQTNYANLQDSFKLPITDMASITLHIPHDGKVKNIYDYGKKGTPQLEALYQFITDLRTTQDWK